The following proteins are co-located in the Thermodesulfovibrionales bacterium genome:
- the rpsU gene encoding 30S ribosomal protein S21 → MPSIRVRENESFENALRKFKKQCEREGILSEVKKREHYEKPSVKKKKKALAARKKALKKVRVAR, encoded by the coding sequence ATGCCCTCGATAAGGGTACGAGAGAATGAGTCTTTTGAAAATGCTCTCAGGAAATTCAAGAAACAGTGCGAAAGAGAGGGAATACTTTCCGAAGTAAAGAAGAGGGAGCATTATGAGAAACCGAGCGTCAAGAAAAAAAAGAAGGCCCTTGCCGCTCGCAAGAAGGCTCTCAAAAAGGTAAGAGTAGCGAGATAG